The following coding sequences are from one Homalodisca vitripennis isolate AUS2020 chromosome 7, UT_GWSS_2.1, whole genome shotgun sequence window:
- the LOC124366057 gene encoding cytochrome P450 6B1-like produces MAVVTDSVLVDVLIAFIPVLSFLYWYITNNDDYWDKRGVANVKKGFFWGVFFGKQSQTDVFKGIYDRFPDENYVGLFQFKTPVLMVRDPDLINKILVKNFTDFQNRGNPIPKKDIISKNLFGLRGSEWRTLRHKLTPTFTTGKLRGMFEQISKSSENLLKKIEEVSTVNKEVNSGNVLFEFTLDVIASCAFGVQFPPGSPDFKKFKMIVKKMFSGSRLRLLKVTFIKMAPKIAEFFNITLSSNEATEYFMNMTKATIKCRKENNIYRNDYFQLLISLKEDEENGKIKPTVASHVNEEDTVIDQMSYTEEDDKFLDRSEICFTDEVIASNTIIFLTGGSETVARTIVFVLFELSRHPEFQQKLQQEVDSVLSKHGGWSYEALRAMTYLDQIIQESQRMYPILPMLRRECVRPYKVPDSDLIIEKGTLILIPVVGLHKDPKHYPEPSQFNPERFEGNNFKPSSTFLPFGDGPRICIAMRFAVMEVKACVARIMTQYSVKLSHKTQLPLQFEIRSFVPIIRGGLFLVFEKRLPKPVLP; encoded by the exons ATGGCTGTGGTCACTGACTCTGTTCTGGTGGATGTGCTCATAGCTTTCATTCCTGTTCTGTCCTTTCTGTACTGGTACATCACAAATAACGATGACTACTGGGACAAACGAGGCGTGGCCAACGTGAAGAAAGGGTTCTTTTGGGGTGTCTTTTTTGGAAAACAATCACAAACTGACGTATTTAAGGGGATATACGATAGATTTCCTGACGAAAATTATGTAGGACTGTTCCAATTCAAAACGCCTGTTCTTATGGTGCGAGATCCTGACCTAATAAACAAGATTTTGGTGAAAAATTTCACTGACTTCCAAAACAGGGGAAACCCAATACCTAAGAAAGATATCATCTCTAAAAATTTGTTTGGATTAAGAGGAAGTGAATGGCGAACATTACGTCACAAGTTAACGCCCACTTTCACAACTGGTAAATTGAGAGGAATGTTCGAGCAGATCTCCAAAAGTAGTGAAAATCTGCTTAAAAAGATAGAAGAGGTTTCAACTGTGAATAAAGAAGTTAATTCTGGTAACGTTCTGTTTGAATTCACGTTAGATGTGATCGCAAGCTGTGCTTTCGGAGTCCAGTTCCCACCAGGTAGTCCTGACTTCAAAAAGTTCAAGatgattgtaaaaaaaatgttttccggTTCCCGTTTGCgacttttaaaagtcacctttATAAAAATGGCGCCAAAAATAGctgaattttttaacattacattatcTTCAAATGAAGCTAcagaatattttatgaatatgacCAAAGCTACTATAAAATGTCGTAAGGAAAATAATATCTACAGAAACGACTACTTTCAACTGTTGATATCACTGAAGGAGGATGAAGAGAATGGGAAGATCAAGCCCACTGTAGCTTCTCACGTTAATGAGGAAGACACTGTCATTGACCAGATGAGTTACACAGAGGAAGATGACAAATTCCTGGATAGATCTGAGATAT GTTTCACAGATGAAGTAATTGCTTCAAACACTATCATATTCCTGACTGGTGGTTCGGAAACAGTGGCTCGCACAATAGTCTTTGTTCTGTTTGAGCTATCAAGGCATCCTGAATTCCAACAAAAACTTCAGCAGGAGGTGGATTCTGTGTTGTCTAAACACGGGGGTTGGTCCTATGAGGCTCTCAGGGCCATGACATATCTGGATCAAATCATTCAAG AGTCACAGAGGATGTACCCGATCCTACCCATGCTGAGGAGAGAGTGTGTCCGCCCGTACAAGGTACCTGACTCTGACCTCATCATAGAGAAGGGAACGTTGATTCTTATTCCCGTTGTTGGCCTTCACAAAGACCCCAAACACTACCCTGAACCTTCACAGTTCAACCCAGAAAGATTCGAGGGCAACAACTTCAAACCCAGTTCAACGTTCTTACCCTTTGGCGATGGACCAAGAATTTGTATTG CAATGAGGTTTGCAGTGATGGAGGTGAAGGCTTGTGTGGCCAGGATTATGACTCAGTACTCAGTGAAACTTAGCCACAAAACTCAACTACCACTCCAGTTTGAAATTCGTTCGTTCGTACCAATAATTAGAGGTGGACTGTTTCTTGTTTTTGAAAAGAGATTACCCAAACCAGTGTTGCCATAA